From one Melioribacteraceae bacterium genomic stretch:
- a CDS encoding dihydrolipoyllysine-residue acetyltransferase has protein sequence MAIEFKLPELGENIETADIVNVTVSEGDVINVDDIVLEIETDKATVEVPSDVSGKITKVHIKAGETAKVGQVILTLEKSGESKSEDAPKKEETKTSEKNTEAKKDETPKKEKVKENKTESPQKEITGSYEFKLPELGENIESADVTAILVKVGDDINEDDPVLEIETDKATVEVPIDRSGKVTEVKIKEGQKAKVGETVLVLETSGSAIKKSPEPEKKVEEKKEEKVEKKSEERSESSKAVEIPADSTHSARQFKKEISGKIAPASPSIRRFAREIGIDIHQVRGSGPGGRISIEDVKSFAKNLNENISKGGGAIGISSETLPDFSKWGEIEREPMNNIRKKTAEHLSYAWATIPHVTQFDKADITDLEKFRKQFSKQVENAGGKLTVTAILLKIVAEALKQFPQFNCSIDMEKKEIIYKKYFNIGIAVDTERGLLVPVIKDVDKKSITKLSIELGEIAGKARDKKIALEDMQGGNFSISNLGGIGGTYFTPIVNSPEVAILGVSRGSYEPVYKDGEFVPRQMLPLSLSYDHRIIDGADAIRFLRWIVESLENPFKILL, from the coding sequence ATGGCTATTGAATTTAAATTACCTGAACTTGGCGAAAATATTGAAACCGCTGACATTGTAAATGTTACTGTTTCCGAAGGTGATGTAATAAATGTTGATGATATTGTATTAGAGATTGAAACAGATAAAGCTACAGTTGAAGTCCCATCAGATGTTAGCGGAAAAATTACTAAAGTTCATATAAAAGCCGGTGAGACAGCAAAGGTCGGACAAGTAATTTTGACTCTTGAAAAATCCGGAGAGTCAAAATCAGAAGATGCACCGAAGAAAGAAGAAACGAAAACAAGTGAGAAAAATACCGAAGCGAAAAAAGATGAAACACCGAAAAAAGAAAAAGTGAAAGAAAATAAAACCGAATCACCACAAAAAGAAATTACCGGAAGTTATGAATTCAAACTTCCCGAACTTGGTGAAAATATTGAGAGTGCTGATGTCACTGCGATTTTGGTTAAAGTCGGAGATGATATAAATGAAGATGATCCGGTTCTTGAAATTGAAACCGATAAAGCAACAGTAGAAGTGCCGATTGATAGAAGCGGTAAAGTGACCGAAGTAAAAATTAAAGAAGGTCAAAAAGCAAAAGTTGGTGAAACAGTTTTGGTTTTAGAAACTTCTGGATCTGCAATAAAAAAATCCCCTGAACCGGAAAAAAAGGTTGAAGAGAAAAAGGAAGAAAAAGTCGAAAAGAAATCTGAAGAGAGATCTGAATCTTCCAAAGCTGTTGAAATTCCAGCAGATTCAACTCACTCGGCTAGACAGTTCAAAAAAGAAATTTCGGGAAAAATTGCACCGGCATCACCAAGCATAAGAAGATTTGCCAGGGAAATTGGAATTGATATTCACCAGGTAAGAGGATCAGGACCGGGTGGAAGAATTTCAATTGAAGATGTGAAATCATTCGCGAAAAATTTGAATGAAAATATAAGCAAAGGTGGCGGAGCAATTGGAATCTCATCTGAAACATTACCGGATTTTTCAAAATGGGGTGAAATTGAACGTGAACCAATGAACAACATTAGAAAGAAAACAGCCGAACATCTTTCATATGCTTGGGCTACTATACCTCATGTAACGCAATTCGATAAAGCTGATATAACGGATCTCGAAAAATTTAGAAAGCAATTTTCTAAGCAAGTTGAAAATGCCGGTGGCAAACTAACAGTCACTGCTATTCTATTGAAAATTGTAGCCGAAGCTTTAAAACAATTTCCTCAATTCAATTGCAGCATTGATATGGAAAAGAAGGAAATTATTTATAAGAAATATTTTAATATTGGAATTGCTGTTGATACCGAACGTGGTTTGTTAGTTCCTGTAATAAAGGATGTCGACAAAAAAAGTATAACAAAACTTTCTATTGAACTTGGTGAAATAGCTGGTAAAGCGAGAGATAAGAAAATTGCTCTCGAAGATATGCAAGGAGGGAACTTCTCTATAAGTAATCTTGGCGGAATAGGCGGTACCTATTTTACACCAATTGTCAATTCACCAGAAGTTGCAATACTCGGTGTATCAAGAGGAAGCTACGAACCGGTTTATAAAGATGGCGAATTTGTACCAAGACAAATGCTTCCATTATCACTTTCGTATGATCATAGAATAATTGACGGTGCTGATGCAATCAGATTTTTAAGATGGATTGTGGAATCCTTAGAAAACCCATTTAAGATTTTGTTATAA
- the porQ gene encoding type IX secretion system protein PorQ, with protein MKRYLGILILFSTFSILFAQNTFEFLRLDMSPRAAALGGSYVASNDDPNVIFYNPSGINFLENRPASFSFVKHLVDINSASLTYSQEFDEIGRFGIGVQYINYGTFTEADVSGNELGEFSANEFALLIGYGNELDENFYYGANVKFVYSGIADYSATGVALDLGLHYALPDDGWNFGLSFLNIGTQLSSYFESKEDLPLDIRFGLTKQLAHTPFKFYASLNRLNEDYENFGDRFKQVTVGAEIKFSSPLRIRIGYENEKRKEYKVGSSSGLAGFNLGLGFKVSDYTIDYAFSSMGSIGALHRFGVSTTF; from the coding sequence ATGAAGCGTTATCTCGGGATTTTAATTCTTTTTTCAACTTTTTCGATACTTTTTGCACAGAATACTTTTGAATTTTTAAGATTGGATATGAGTCCCAGAGCAGCGGCTTTAGGTGGAAGTTATGTTGCAAGTAACGATGATCCGAATGTTATCTTCTATAATCCCTCCGGTATTAATTTCTTGGAAAACAGACCGGCTTCATTTTCTTTTGTCAAACATTTAGTTGATATAAATTCTGCAAGCTTAACTTACTCACAAGAATTTGATGAAATAGGAAGATTTGGAATTGGTGTTCAATATATAAATTACGGTACATTTACCGAAGCCGATGTAAGCGGTAATGAACTTGGTGAATTTAGTGCAAATGAATTCGCATTACTAATTGGTTACGGAAATGAACTTGATGAAAATTTTTATTACGGTGCGAACGTAAAATTTGTTTATTCGGGTATTGCTGATTATTCCGCAACAGGCGTTGCTCTTGATTTAGGTTTACATTATGCTTTACCTGATGATGGCTGGAACTTCGGGCTATCTTTTTTGAATATCGGGACTCAACTTTCATCGTATTTTGAGAGCAAAGAAGATCTTCCTTTAGACATTCGATTCGGTCTTACAAAACAACTTGCTCACACCCCTTTCAAGTTTTACGCTTCATTGAACAGGTTGAATGAAGATTATGAAAACTTTGGTGATAGATTTAAACAAGTAACTGTAGGTGCAGAAATTAAATTCAGCAGTCCGCTCAGAATTCGAATTGGTTACGAAAATGAAAAACGTAAAGAATACAAGGTAGGCAGTTCATCCGGGCTAGCCGGTTTTAATTTGGGATTAGGATTTAAGGTTAGTGATTATACGATTGATTATGCATTTTCATCAATGGGTTCGATTGGGGCTTTACATAGATTTGGTGTTTCTACTACCTTTTAA
- the htpX gene encoding zinc metalloprotease HtpX, producing MNSVKTVFLMTLMMVLFLLVGSALGGETGLIIAFVFSLALNFGAYWFSDKIVLKMYKAQEITRENNPRLYDSVAMLAEKAQLPMPKVYIADNPTPNAFATGRNPDNAAVAVTSGILRILDQKELEGVLAHELAHIKNRDILISTITATLVGTITFVARMAGYTMMFSGRDRDSGDTISSLVLLILSPIIAVLIQLAISRSREFMADAGGAEISGQPLALAGALNKLQMSNKQMPMRNAGTSSAHMFIVNPFAGKSMMKLFSTHPPVEERIKRLQEIAAGRR from the coding sequence ATGAATTCTGTTAAGACTGTATTTTTGATGACCTTGATGATGGTTCTCTTTCTGCTGGTTGGTTCAGCTTTAGGCGGGGAAACCGGATTAATTATTGCGTTTGTATTTTCATTAGCGCTTAACTTTGGAGCCTACTGGTTTTCAGATAAAATTGTTTTAAAGATGTACAAAGCACAGGAAATAACAAGAGAGAATAATCCTCGTTTGTACGACAGTGTTGCAATGCTTGCTGAGAAAGCTCAATTACCAATGCCAAAAGTTTACATAGCTGATAATCCAACACCCAATGCTTTTGCAACCGGAAGAAATCCCGACAATGCGGCCGTTGCGGTAACTTCTGGCATTTTAAGAATTCTTGATCAGAAAGAATTGGAAGGCGTTTTAGCACACGAGCTTGCGCATATTAAAAATAGAGATATTCTAATTAGTACAATTACGGCAACATTGGTCGGTACAATTACTTTCGTTGCTAGAATGGCGGGATATACAATGATGTTCAGCGGGAGAGACAGAGATTCGGGAGATACGATTTCATCTTTAGTTTTATTGATTTTATCTCCGATTATTGCTGTACTTATTCAGCTAGCAATTTCAAGATCAAGAGAGTTCATGGCAGATGCTGGTGGTGCCGAAATATCGGGTCAGCCTCTTGCATTAGCGGGTGCTTTAAATAAATTACAAATGAGTAATAAGCAAATGCCTATGAGAAATGCCGGCACATCATCGGCTCATATGTTTATAGTAAATCCATTCGCCGGAAAATCTATGATGAAACTTTTTTCAACTCACCCTCCTGTTGAAGAAAGAATAAAACGTTTACAAGAAATTGCCGCCGGTAGAAGATAA
- the bamD gene encoding outer membrane protein assembly factor BamD: MKLLLAIAAIIFIIGCSGSKDTTLMTPDEHYQYAFEFFKDEDYIEAQSEFQSILLQYPGSAVNDDAQYYLGLTYFKREQYLLAAYEFSKLIRDIPASEFVPEAQYMLAESYYQLSPPYPLDQAYTQKAIEEFQAFIDYFPLSPKVEEAELKIQEMNHKLAEKLYNNAVIYEKMDYYKAAIKYYGDVQEIYHDTEFGPTALYKKIQLEVNREDYSSAKKDINTFLARYPDHNLAKDIQQIEERIANF, from the coding sequence ATGAAATTACTCTTAGCTATAGCCGCAATTATATTTATTATTGGTTGTTCAGGAAGTAAAGACACGACATTGATGACTCCGGACGAACATTACCAATATGCTTTCGAATTTTTCAAAGATGAAGATTATATCGAAGCACAAAGTGAATTCCAATCAATTTTACTTCAATATCCGGGCAGTGCTGTTAATGATGATGCACAATATTATCTTGGTTTAACTTATTTCAAAAGAGAACAGTATTTATTAGCCGCATATGAATTCAGTAAGTTAATAAGAGATATTCCCGCAAGTGAATTTGTTCCGGAAGCACAGTACATGTTAGCTGAATCTTATTATCAGCTTTCACCTCCTTATCCTTTGGATCAAGCTTATACCCAGAAAGCAATTGAAGAATTTCAAGCGTTTATTGATTATTTCCCGCTAAGTCCGAAAGTTGAAGAAGCTGAATTAAAAATTCAGGAAATGAATCACAAATTAGCCGAGAAACTTTACAATAATGCCGTGATTTATGAAAAGATGGACTATTACAAAGCCGCAATAAAATATTATGGTGATGTGCAGGAAATTTATCACGATACAGAATTTGGTCCGACAGCACTTTATAAGAAAATACAATTAGAAGTAAACAGAGAAGATTATTCTTCGGCTAAAAAAGATATTAATACATTTCTTGCACGTTATCCTGATCATAATTTGGCAAAAGACATTCAGCAAATTGAAGAAAGAATTGCGAACTTCTAA
- a CDS encoding tetratricopeptide repeat protein — protein MNLIIQYFFNDNNPRLKSWVIILCILFISTIGFAQTAKFDSLVHVGINQIYALQFENAQETYGLIKKENPKHPFVKFFPAMITWWKIMVDLDDEQYDDLFVNQLNETINFCDDLLEKNPNNVDALFFKGGALGFRGRFYSIREEWLDAAADGKDALPLVNEAYKLDPKNVDVQFGFGIYNYYAEVIPEKYTFLKPIMFFFPKGDRTKGIKQLLNASKNGKYTRVESKYFLMTLYYQFEDDNSTALNFAKELIQQFPNNSTFHKYYARLLRRVSEITKSTEEFEEIYNRCINKQIGYGKKLQREAAYYIADKYWRAADFDQAIKFYKECSDLSISFDQEDDGFNVVSLLLLGKIYDHLGDRKKAIFYYEEVLDLDEYNNSHKTAKELLKSPFKR, from the coding sequence ATGAATTTAATAATTCAATATTTTTTTAATGATAATAACCCACGGCTAAAATCGTGGGTTATTATTTTATGCATACTTTTCATTTCTACAATTGGGTTTGCTCAGACTGCCAAATTTGATTCTCTTGTTCACGTAGGTATAAATCAAATCTATGCTCTTCAATTTGAAAATGCTCAAGAAACTTATGGTCTAATCAAAAAGGAGAACCCTAAACATCCTTTCGTCAAATTCTTCCCTGCTATGATTACTTGGTGGAAGATCATGGTTGATTTAGATGATGAGCAATATGACGATTTGTTTGTAAATCAACTGAATGAAACAATCAATTTTTGTGATGATCTTTTGGAAAAAAATCCAAATAATGTTGATGCACTTTTTTTCAAAGGGGGTGCTTTAGGATTTAGAGGAAGATTTTATTCCATCAGAGAAGAATGGCTTGATGCCGCTGCGGACGGTAAAGATGCTCTTCCTCTTGTTAATGAAGCCTACAAGCTTGATCCGAAAAATGTTGATGTACAGTTTGGGTTCGGGATTTATAATTATTACGCAGAAGTGATTCCCGAAAAATATACTTTCTTAAAACCAATTATGTTCTTTTTCCCAAAAGGAGATCGCACAAAAGGAATAAAACAACTGCTTAACGCATCAAAAAATGGAAAGTACACAAGAGTAGAATCAAAATATTTTTTGATGACATTGTATTATCAATTTGAAGATGATAATTCAACGGCTCTTAATTTTGCTAAGGAATTAATTCAGCAATTTCCTAACAACTCCACATTCCATAAATATTATGCACGATTGTTAAGACGAGTTTCCGAGATTACGAAATCAACAGAAGAGTTTGAAGAGATTTATAATCGATGTATCAATAAGCAAATTGGTTACGGTAAAAAATTACAAAGAGAAGCAGCATATTATATTGCAGATAAATATTGGCGGGCTGCAGATTTTGATCAAGCAATAAAATTTTATAAAGAATGTTCCGATTTATCTATTTCTTTTGATCAGGAAGATGATGGATTTAATGTGGTCTCGTTACTTCTATTGGGAAAGATTTATGACCATCTCGGTGATCGTAAAAAAGCAATTTTTTATTATGAAGAAGTATTAGATCTCGATGAATATAACAATTCACACAAAACAGCAAAAGAATTATTAAAATCGCCTTTTAAAAGGTAG
- the lpdA gene encoding dihydrolipoyl dehydrogenase, which translates to MSKKIVIIGAGTGGYGAAFMAADLGMDVTLIDKNEKAGGVCLQRGCIPSKALLHVAKLLNETKEAEHWGIKFGKPEIDVNRIREWKNKVISHMTGGLGQLIKQRKINFIQGTATFINSSKIKVEKAEGGTEELTFDYAILATGSVPAKVPSLDIGSKRILDSTTALEIEDIPKKLLVVGGGYIGLELGTVYAALGSKVIVVEMTSGLLPGADRDLVSILSKRVNSMMENVYLNTKVVDIKETKSGLKVTFEGDKVEEKEQTFDKVLVSVGRKPVTQGLGLENTKIQLDDKGFVKVDSQRRTDDPNIFAVGDIVGNPMLAHKATAEGKVVAEVIAGHKVVFEPAAIPAVVFTDPELAWVGLNETEAKEKGIKIEVAKFPWAASGRAKTLERLDGLTKLIIDPETERILGMGIVGAGAGELIAEGTLAVEMAALAKDVALTIHAHPTLSETVMESAESYFGEATHIYRPKRK; encoded by the coding sequence ATGTCAAAAAAAATAGTAATTATTGGGGCGGGAACCGGTGGATACGGGGCTGCATTTATGGCTGCCGATTTAGGAATGGATGTAACATTAATTGATAAAAATGAAAAAGCCGGCGGAGTTTGTTTACAGCGTGGATGTATTCCTTCCAAAGCACTTTTACATGTTGCAAAATTATTAAATGAAACAAAAGAAGCCGAACATTGGGGGATCAAATTTGGAAAACCTGAAATAGATGTAAACAGAATTCGAGAATGGAAAAATAAAGTAATTTCGCATATGACAGGTGGATTAGGTCAACTAATAAAACAAAGAAAAATAAATTTTATTCAAGGTACTGCAACATTTATCAACTCATCTAAAATAAAAGTTGAAAAAGCAGAAGGCGGAACCGAAGAACTCACTTTTGATTACGCAATTCTTGCTACAGGTTCAGTTCCCGCTAAAGTTCCTAGTTTGGATATTGGCTCAAAGAGAATTTTAGATTCAACGACCGCTTTAGAGATTGAAGATATTCCTAAAAAATTATTGGTTGTCGGCGGTGGTTACATCGGACTTGAACTCGGAACAGTTTATGCTGCTCTCGGAAGTAAAGTCATCGTTGTTGAAATGACTTCAGGTTTATTGCCAGGTGCTGACCGTGATCTCGTTTCTATTCTCTCGAAACGTGTTAACTCAATGATGGAAAATGTATACCTCAACACAAAAGTTGTAGATATTAAAGAAACCAAATCCGGATTGAAAGTCACATTTGAAGGTGACAAGGTAGAGGAAAAAGAACAAACATTTGATAAAGTACTTGTTTCGGTCGGAAGAAAACCTGTAACACAAGGATTGGGATTAGAGAATACAAAAATTCAATTGGATGATAAAGGATTTGTAAAAGTAGACTCACAAAGAAGAACAGATGACCCGAACATTTTTGCTGTCGGAGATATAGTCGGGAATCCGATGTTGGCTCATAAAGCTACTGCTGAGGGAAAGGTTGTTGCAGAAGTAATTGCCGGACATAAAGTGGTATTTGAACCTGCTGCAATTCCGGCAGTTGTATTTACCGATCCGGAATTAGCGTGGGTTGGTTTAAATGAAACCGAAGCCAAAGAAAAAGGTATAAAGATAGAAGTTGCAAAGTTTCCTTGGGCTGCAAGCGGCAGAGCAAAAACCCTCGAGAGACTTGATGGTTTAACAAAATTAATTATTGATCCGGAAACCGAGAGAATATTAGGTATGGGAATTGTTGGAGCTGGTGCCGGTGAATTGATTGCCGAAGGTACATTAGCTGTTGAAATGGCGGCATTGGCAAAAGATGTTGCGTTAACAATTCATGCGCATCCAACCTTATCCGAAACTGTTATGGAAAGTGCGGAATCATATTTTGGTGAAGCAACGCATATTTACAGACCAAAACGAAAATAA